Below is a window of Gemmatimonadota bacterium DNA.
TCACGGTCCCCTACCTGGGCGCGGCGCCGGCCGAAGTGGAAGAAGCGGTATGCGTCCGGGTGGAAGAAGCTATTCAGGACCTGGACGGCATCAAGAAGCTGAGTTCCACCGCGTCGGAAGGGGTCGGCAGGATCCAGGTCGAGGTGGACCCTGACGCCGACGCACGGACGTTGCTGCAGGATCTGAAGTCCCGCGTGGACGCCATCGACACCTTCCCGGCGGAAACGGAAAAACCTGTGATCCAGGAGATCATCTTCCGGCGCCAGGTTATCGACGTCGCCGTGGCCGGGAGGCTGGACGAGCCGTCCATGAAACGGCTGGCCGAAGAGATCCGGGAAGACCTGCTGGCCCAGCCGGAGATCAGCAATGTGACCCTGGCGAGCGTCCGGCCGTACGAGATATCGATCGAGGTTTCCGAGGCCGCGCTCCGCCGCTACGGGCTGACTTTCTCCGAGGTCGTCGGCGCCGTGCGGAATTCCTCGCTCGACCTGCCTGGCGGATCGGTGAAGACCCCTGGCGGCGAAATCCTGCTCCGATCGAAGGGACAGGCCCTGGTCGGATCCGAATTCGACCGGATCGTGCTGCGGTCCCGCTCCGACGGTACGCGGCTACTCCTCAGCCACGTGGCCCGGGTCGTCGACGGATTCGCGGAAACGGACGTCTCTTCCCGGTTCGACGGAAAACCGGCCGCCCTGGTGAAGGTCTTCCGCGTGGGCAATGAGAATATCCTCGACGTCTCCGGCGCCGTGCATCGATACGTGGCTGCCAGGCAGGCGGAACTGCCGGACGGCGTCGAACTGATCACCTGGCAGGACCAGTCCCGGCTCCTCGAAAGCCGGCTCGACCTGATGATCAACAACGGCCAGCTGGGTTTTATGCTCGTATTCCTCTGCCTGGCCCTGTTCCTGCGCATCCGGCTGGCGTTCTGGGTCGCCCTGGGTATCGTCATCTGCTTTCTCGGCACTTTCTGGATGATGCCGCTGGTGGGCGCTTCCATCAACATGCTCTCGCTATTCGCCTTCATCATGGTGCTCGGCATCGTGGTGGACGACGCCATCATCGCCGGAGAGAACATCTACGCGCACCAGGAAAGGGGAGTGGAACCCGCGACGGCTTCGCGGATGGGTGTCCAGGAGATCGCCAAGCCCATTACCTTCGCGGTACTGACGACGATCGTCGCCTTTATGCCCATGTTCTTCGTGGATGGGCTCATGGGGAAATTCTTCGAGGTTTTTCCCATCGTGATCATCCTCATGCTGCTTTTCTCCCTGATCGAATCCCTGCTCATACTGCCCACCCACCTGCGCCACGGCCAGCCGAAGAAGAAGGAAGATCCGCTGCCCCGAACGTTCCTGCTGATCAGGCCCTTCTACCTCGTGCTCTTCTACGCCGACAAGTGGCTGTACGAACTGCAGGACAACGTGGCCCGGTATCTCCGGCGATTCGTGGAAGGCGTCTACGTCCCTCTACTTAAAAAAGCCCTCTCCTGGCGGTACCTCACCCTGTCCATCGGCGTCGGCGCGATCATCCTCACCACCGGACTCGTGGCCGGCGGCATCCTCCGCTTCGTGTTTTTCCCGACCGTGGAGAACGAATTCGTCTCGGCGCACCTTACCCTGGCCGAGGGCACGCCCGCCGAGGTCACCGACCGGTATATCGCGCTGATCGAAGACAGCGCCGTACTGCTGCAGAGACAGGTCGGCGACGAAATCGCCCGCGACGACCCCGGGAGCGATACCGAGGTCATACGGAACATCATGGCGGCCATCGGCGAACAGCCGAACGCCGCCCGGGCGCAGCAGAACGCGGGGAGCATCATCGGGTCCGCCCGGTCCTCCCACATCGGTGAAGTCGTGCTGGGCCTTTCCCCTTCGGAGACCCGGAACATCAGCGGCGAGGAAATCGTGAACCGCTGGCGGGAGCTCATCGGTCCGATACCGGACGTCGTGGAGCTCTCGTTCACCTCCTCCCTCTTCAACGCGGGCGAGGCGATCAACATCGAACTGTCCAGCCCCGATCCCGAAGCGCTGCTGCAGGCGACCGCCGAATTGAAAAGTACGGTGGCGAACTACGACGGCGTCATGGACGTGGCGGACGATTTCAGGCCGGGCAAGCAGGAGATCAGACTGAACGTAACCCCCGAAGGCGAGGCCCTCGGCATCACCATGGCGGGGCTTTCCCGGCAGGTCCGGCAGGCCTTCTTCGGTGAAGAAGCCCAGCGGATCCAACGGGGCCGGGACGACGTCCGCGTGATGGTGCGTTATCCCGAATCGGAAAGGCGGTCCCTGGGCGACATGGAGAACATGCGCATCCGGACGCCGGCCGGCATCGAAGTACCCTTCTCTCTCGCGGCGCGCGCGGAAATGGGAAGAGGTTATTCCAATATTCGTCGGACGGACCGGAAACGCGTCATCACCATCACCGCCGACGTGAACGACGCCGTCGCCAGTTCCAATGACGTGCTCAGCGACCTCACGTCCTCGTACCTGCCGTCGCTGATGGCTAAGTACCCGGGCCTGACCTACACGCTGGAGGGACAGCAGCGCAACCAGCAGGAGTCCATCGAAAGCCTGAGCTTCGGGTTCATGGTCGCCCTGCTCGTGATCTACGGACTGCTGGCCATCCCCTTCAAGTCCTACGTGCAGCCCATGATCATCATGAGCGTCATCCCCTTCGGCATCGTGGGGGCGGTCCTGGGCCATCTGATCATGGGATTCGCGATTTCGCTGCTCTCCCTCTTCGGCATCGTCGCGCTGTCCGGCGTCGTAGTGAACAACAGCCTGGTGCTGGTGGACTTCATCAACCGCGGGCGCGAACGTGCGGGACCCGACGCGGACCTGCACGAGATCATCCGGAACGCGGGGGTCGCCCGGTTCCGGCCCGTACTGCTGACCTCGCTCACAACCTTCGCCGGACTGATTCCGATCCTGATGGAGAGGAGCCTTCAGGCGCAGTTCCTCATCCCAATGGCCATATCCCTCGGATTCGGCGTGCTGTTCGCGACCGCCATCACGCTGGTCCTGGTTCCTATCTGCTACTACATCCTCGAAGACGGACTCGCCGTCCTGTCCACCGTCCGGAAACGGCTGAGCGGACAGGTCCTGGAACCGGGCGAAGCGGCCGAATCACCGGCTTCCTGACCACCCGGCCCGCATCGCCCGGACCACCTCGCCCGGACCATACAAACTCCTTGCCCGAACCCGTGTATTCCCCCATCTTTCCAACAGGTGCGGCAACGCCGGATTGACCGGGAACCGGGTACTTGCGGCGGACGGAATCCGCGACGGATCAACGAACGGGGAACGCCTTGCCCTTCCACGCCGATCTGCATCTCCACTCCCATTACTCGAGAGCGACCAGCAAGAACCTGAACCTGGAGCACCTGTACAAGTGGGCCCAGCTGAAGGGCATCCGGGTAGTGGGCACCGGGGATTTCGTGCACCCGGGCTGGATGGATGAGCTGGAAGAGAAACTGCAACCGGCCGAAGAGGGCCTGTTCAGGCTGAAACCCGAGCTCGAGCGGGCGATGGACGGCCAGGTGCCGGCCGCCTGCCGGGCGCCGGTCCGTTTCATGCTGACGGTCGAGATATCGAACATCTACAAGCGGCTCGGCCGCGTGCGGAAGGTGCATAACATCATCCTGGCGCCCGGATTCGAGGCCGCCAAGACCCTGCAGGCCCGCCTGGGCGCCATCGGCAATATCCAGTCGGACGGACGGCCCATCCTGGGACTGGACTCCCGGGACCTGCTGGAAATCACCCTCGAGACCGACCCGCTGGCCTGCCTCATCCCCGCCCATGTCTGGACGCCCTGGTTCTCGGCCCTGGGATCCAGGGGTGGTTTCGACCGGATTTCGGACTGCTACGGTGACCTCACGGAACACATCTTCGCCGTCGAAACCGGCCTGTCGTCCGATCCGCTCATGAACTGGCGGCTGGAGCAGCTCGACCCCTACGTGCTCGTATCGAACTCAGACGCCCATTCGCCCGGAAAGCTGGGCCGCGAAACCACCCTGTTCGACACGTCCTGCGACTATCCCGCGATCTACAGCGCCCTGTCCGATCCGGAGGACGAGGGACTGGCCGGGACGGTGGAGTTCTATCCCGAAGAAGGCAAGTACCACTTCGACGGACACAGGAAGTGCGAAAGAAGGATGCACCCGAAGGATACGATCGAGGCGAACGGCCTGTGTCCGGTCTGCGGAAAGCCCGTGACCGTCGGGGTCATGGCCCGCGTGGAAGCGCTTGCGGACCGCGAGGAGGGGAAAAAGGCACCCCGCGCGCGCCACTTCTTCAGCGTGATCCCCCTGCCCGAGATCATCGGCGAGGCGAAACAGGTCGGACCCGGGACCAAGACGGTGGATACGGTTTACCAGGCCATGGTCTCGCGTCTGGGCAGCGAACTCGACATCCTCCTGGACATTCCGGAAGACGACATCGCACAGGTCGGCGGTTCCCTGATCGCCGAGGGCATTCGCCGCATGCGCGTCGGCGAGGTGGATATCCTTCCGGGGTATGATGGAGATTACGGGGTGATCAAGTTGTTCAACCCGGAGGACCGGCTCGGAGCCGACACGCAGATCGCCCTGCTGGAAGATCTCCCCTCGAAGGAAAAGAAACCGGTTCGAGCTGAACCCGTGCCGGATGATACGCCGGCAGTGGGGGAGGATGATACGCCGGAGGCGGAGGAAGTGTCTCCGGTACATACCAACGGGAACGCCGAAGTCGCGTTCGTGAAGGCCGAGGTCGAGGCTTCAGTGTCGGCCGTGCCGGAGGCGACGGTGGACACGGACCCGGGCGTGACAGAACCGGCTGAGACGGGTCCGGACGGGGCGGTACCGGTGCAGGTGGATCCTTCCGGGGCACCTCATGAAACCTCGCCTTCCGTGACCGTTCTGGAAGCGCCTGAAGCTCCGGTAGACGCGACCTCGATGAGCGGTCCGCTCAATGAAGATCAGCAGAAGGCCGTGATGTACCGCGAGGGACATCTGCTCATCGTGGCGGGGCCCGGCACCGGGAAGACCCACACGCTGACCCACCGCATGGCGTACCTGGCGCGCCACGAAACCACGCCAGGCCGCCTGCTGGCCGCGACCTTCACCAACAAGGCCGCTGGGGAGCTGAAGGCGCGACTGGGAACGCTGCTCGAAGGGCAGGGCGGCACGGACGGCACAGACGACACGGCTGTCACAGACGACACGGCTGTCACGGACGACACGGCTGTCACGGACGACACGGCTGTCACGGACGACACGGTTGTCACGAACGCCATGAATGGAACGACCCCCATGGTCGGCACCTTCCACGGAATCTGTCTCGCCCTGATGCGCCAGTGGTCCCGCCATGCGAGCATCCCCTTCAGCCTGAGCGTGGCGACGCCCGACGACCAGGACCGCCTGGCCCGCGCGCAGTGGCCGCAGGAAAACGCCGTGCAGCGGAGGAGGCGGCTGGAGGAGGTCGCCCGATGGAAGGCGTCGGGCCGCAGCGGTGAAATACCGGAAACCGTGTCGGCGTATACCCGGCTCCTGCGACGGCATGGACTCCTGGATTTCGACGACGTCATTCTGGAGACTACCAAGCTTCTAAGGTCGGACGAGCGGTTCCGGCAGAGCGTGCACGAGCGGTTCCACCACGTTTTTGTGGATGAGTACCAGGACATCAACCCGGCCCAGCACGACCTGCTGAAGATCC
It encodes the following:
- a CDS encoding efflux RND transporter permease subunit; the protein is MNYVLAWFARNNVAANLLMMTIIVGGLLMISRLKVEIFPEFETDLVIITVPYLGAAPAEVEEAVCVRVEEAIQDLDGIKKLSSTASEGVGRIQVEVDPDADARTLLQDLKSRVDAIDTFPAETEKPVIQEIIFRRQVIDVAVAGRLDEPSMKRLAEEIREDLLAQPEISNVTLASVRPYEISIEVSEAALRRYGLTFSEVVGAVRNSSLDLPGGSVKTPGGEILLRSKGQALVGSEFDRIVLRSRSDGTRLLLSHVARVVDGFAETDVSSRFDGKPAALVKVFRVGNENILDVSGAVHRYVAARQAELPDGVELITWQDQSRLLESRLDLMINNGQLGFMLVFLCLALFLRIRLAFWVALGIVICFLGTFWMMPLVGASINMLSLFAFIMVLGIVVDDAIIAGENIYAHQERGVEPATASRMGVQEIAKPITFAVLTTIVAFMPMFFVDGLMGKFFEVFPIVIILMLLFSLIESLLILPTHLRHGQPKKKEDPLPRTFLLIRPFYLVLFYADKWLYELQDNVARYLRRFVEGVYVPLLKKALSWRYLTLSIGVGAIILTTGLVAGGILRFVFFPTVENEFVSAHLTLAEGTPAEVTDRYIALIEDSAVLLQRQVGDEIARDDPGSDTEVIRNIMAAIGEQPNAARAQQNAGSIIGSARSSHIGEVVLGLSPSETRNISGEEIVNRWRELIGPIPDVVELSFTSSLFNAGEAINIELSSPDPEALLQATAELKSTVANYDGVMDVADDFRPGKQEIRLNVTPEGEALGITMAGLSRQVRQAFFGEEAQRIQRGRDDVRVMVRYPESERRSLGDMENMRIRTPAGIEVPFSLAARAEMGRGYSNIRRTDRKRVITITADVNDAVASSNDVLSDLTSSYLPSLMAKYPGLTYTLEGQQRNQQESIESLSFGFMVALLVIYGLLAIPFKSYVQPMIIMSVIPFGIVGAVLGHLIMGFAISLLSLFGIVALSGVVVNNSLVLVDFINRGRERAGPDADLHEIIRNAGVARFRPVLLTSLTTFAGLIPILMERSLQAQFLIPMAISLGFGVLFATAITLVLVPICYYILEDGLAVLSTVRKRLSGQVLEPGEAAESPAS
- a CDS encoding UvrD-helicase domain-containing protein, yielding MRRTESATDQRTGNALPFHADLHLHSHYSRATSKNLNLEHLYKWAQLKGIRVVGTGDFVHPGWMDELEEKLQPAEEGLFRLKPELERAMDGQVPAACRAPVRFMLTVEISNIYKRLGRVRKVHNIILAPGFEAAKTLQARLGAIGNIQSDGRPILGLDSRDLLEITLETDPLACLIPAHVWTPWFSALGSRGGFDRISDCYGDLTEHIFAVETGLSSDPLMNWRLEQLDPYVLVSNSDAHSPGKLGRETTLFDTSCDYPAIYSALSDPEDEGLAGTVEFYPEEGKYHFDGHRKCERRMHPKDTIEANGLCPVCGKPVTVGVMARVEALADREEGKKAPRARHFFSVIPLPEIIGEAKQVGPGTKTVDTVYQAMVSRLGSELDILLDIPEDDIAQVGGSLIAEGIRRMRVGEVDILPGYDGDYGVIKLFNPEDRLGADTQIALLEDLPSKEKKPVRAEPVPDDTPAVGEDDTPEAEEVSPVHTNGNAEVAFVKAEVEASVSAVPEATVDTDPGVTEPAETGPDGAVPVQVDPSGAPHETSPSVTVLEAPEAPVDATSMSGPLNEDQQKAVMYREGHLLIVAGPGTGKTHTLTHRMAYLARHETTPGRLLAATFTNKAAGELKARLGTLLEGQGGTDGTDDTAVTDDTAVTDDTAVTDDTAVTDDTVVTNAMNGTTPMVGTFHGICLALMRQWSRHASIPFSLSVATPDDQDRLARAQWPQENAVQRRRRLEEVARWKASGRSGEIPETVSAYTRLLRRHGLLDFDDVILETTKLLRSDERFRQSVHERFHHVFVDEYQDINPAQHDLLKILVEGGARITAIGDPNQAIYGFRGADTRYFHSFEDDFPGAEVRYLSENYRSAANLLDASSQVMRASGVSKAPPLVAALYVQGRLVIRETPSDRAEAEYVVHQIERMVGGTSHFSQDSGRLKDGADPGEERSFGDIAVLYRMNSQNTALLEAFERSGIPYHVAGDTSLINRPAVQELVTLLQLGDGRTVTTGSALRCLSSTIDGLGDRTVELIEELWKKRTQITIDHVAELMDHPRLLMKRSRNGVEALLNDLKTINSDLEKRTAAHILENLARSSIWDKLKWRYPRADDSLRELARYARIETELPVMLDKLLLSQEYDAFGEASEHVHLMTLHAAKGLEFPVVFVVGCEDGLVPLQHGGEVSDVDEERRLFYVAMTRAKERLYLVRSGKRMLFGEVRATRPSPFLTDIEEQLKQYDRPQDQHKPVRRRKKAKSKPTNQLSLFG